In Nymphaea colorata isolate Beijing-Zhang1983 chromosome 3, ASM883128v2, whole genome shotgun sequence, a genomic segment contains:
- the LOC116250823 gene encoding uncharacterized protein LOC116250823 has protein sequence MSSQFAMVAPEPADGSDLRSKQAADGKTRSEVGNTAVRELGRKKRTNRSAKLKQCKLDAKREQWLSQVRDKGQRDVNCGSSPSSERSGSPDNFDNRHATDGLEFHDNDVGSPLTSSESRVVGNIHSVSGQERPGTSSSSTSFSGSADVSDDDGSFDDWEAIADALGMDDLRKPPSEPSVGEGAIADPLPEHRDLLRNSTCYSSEVASKGILRPEYKGKSSCFEKNQIDRATACRAWRPDDAARPPSLPTLTKQMSFPAQSERHSSRGSINWGSIGIVSQQPSNCPICYEDLDLTDSSFLPCSCGFRLCLFCHKRILEVDGRCPGCRKHYVPVDEHIRTSVPPIWLSRSCSMQMRS, from the exons ATGTCGTCTCAATTTGCAATGGTTGCGCCCGAGCCCGCTGACGGTTCTGATCTCCGGTCGAAGCAGGCGGCGGATGGGAAGACGAGAAGCGAAGTTGGAAACACGGCCGTACGAGAGCTCGGGAGGAAGAAGAGG ACAAATCGGTCGGCGAAACTGAAACAATGCAAACTTGACGCAAAGAGGGAACAATGGCTTTCTCAAG TTAGGGATAAAGGGCAGAGAGATGTCAACTGTGGTTCTTCTCCCTCGTCGGAAAGGAGTGGCTCACCGGATAACTTCGATAACCGGCATGCAACAGACGGGTTGGAGTTTCACGACAATGACGTGGGTTCGCCGCTAACTAGCTCAGAGAGTAGGGTGGTCGGAAATATTCACTCTGTCTCGGGGCAGGAGCGGCCTGGAACCAGTAGCAGTAGTACCAGTTTCTCGGGGAGTGCTGATGTGAGCGATGATGATGGAAGCTTTGATGATTGGGAAGCTATTGCCGATGCGCTTGGGATGGATGATTTACGGAAGCCACCTAGCGAGCCTTCTGTTGGCGAGGGTGCGATCGCGGACCCTCTCCCAGAGCACAGAGATTTGCTGAGGAACTCAACTTGCTATTCGTCAGAGGTTGCTTCTAAGGGAATTCTTAGACCGGAATATAAGGGGAAATCAAGTTGTTTTGAGAAGAATCAGATCGACCGTGCAACCGCATGCAGAGCATGGCGACCTGATGATGCTGCTCGTCCGCCTTCACTACCAACACTTACTAAGCAGATGAGCTTTCCGGCTCAGTCAGAGAGGCATTCTTCTCGAGGTTCTATCAATTGGGGGAGCATCGGGATTGTTTCTCAGCAACCATCCAATTGCCCCATTTGTTATGAGGATCTAGATCTCACTGACTCAAGCTTCCTTCCCTGTTCATGTGGTTTCCGCCTTTGTCTCTTCTGCCACAAGAGGATCCTTGAGGTGGATGGACGGTGCCCTGGTTGTAGGAAGCATTATGTGCCTGTAGATGAGCATATAAGAACATCTGTGCCACCAATTTGGTTGTCTCGTTCTTGCAGCATGCAAATGAGATCGTAG